TGAGCCATTTGCTCAGTTGTTTTCGCTTCGAGTTTGGCAGCATGCTCAAGTGCTGCTATTTGGAGCGATCTTGAGTCCAGCTCAACGCACTGTTGCTGCTGCACTGCGAGTAATGGGACACTCAGAAGAAAAGCATTTCATCAACTATCATCGGGTGCTCGCTCGTGCCGTTTGGTCTAGCCGTCAAGCCAGCCAAATCTTGCTTCTACAACTGATAGCCGTCTTTGCCACTAGCGGTGTGATTGTGTTCGGGCTAGATGACACCCTTGAACGACGACGAGGCAAACAGATTGCAGCCAAAGGCATCTATCGAGACCTAGTGCGTTCTAGTCATGGACACTTTGTCAAAGCCAGTGGCTTGCGTTGGTTAAGCTTGATGGTATTAGTTGAGATTCCCTGGGTGCAGCGCGTCTGGGCACTGCCATTTTTCACGGTACTGGCAGCATCGCAACGATATAACCAGCAGCAGGGGCATCGCCATAAATGTTTAACTGACTGGGCACGGCAGATGCTCAAGCAAGTGCGACGGTGGCTGCCACATCGTCAGCTCGTGGTCGTGGCAGACAGCAGTTTTGCTGCACTGGAGTTGTTATTTGCGTTGTCTGGCATGAAATCTCCAGTGCACATCGTCACTCGCCTGCGCTTGGATGCGGCACTCTATGAACCTGCCCCACCTCGACAACCCCGACAGATGGGACGACCTCGACTCAAAGGTAAGCGACTGCCCACTCTGGCGACGATATTGAACGAGCCGCCAACACGATGGCAACGAGTGGCATTGGCAGGCTGGAGCAGATAATAACTCCTTCGATATGGCTCAAAATTGAATGCAGCTTTCCCAACGTCAAACAACTCGGTATTGCAAAAGTGTGTAATCCCGAATTAGTTTAACTTGTTGGGGAACGCCGTAGCAGCAATTCTACTACATCATGACAGAATGACAGAGCCACCAACTCAAGCCAGTCATAATCCTAGTCAGTCAACATAGCGTGCATGGCGGCTCGATTGACTGCTCTGCCTCAAGTCCAGAGACTGTGTGATGATGTGCAAATTGCCCAGAGCAATCAATTGCAAGCTGCGGGTGTGGTGGGCGACCACCTACGCTAGTAAACCAAAAGCCCGTGCCAGTGAATTGCCATCCTCTAAAGCCGATAGGCTGACAGTGCAACCAGCATGTTGTTATGTAGAGTGAGAGTGAGGTTTAGTTTTTAGATTTAGTTTAGTTTTTTAGGGGCGAAGACAGTTGAGCCGTAGCAGGCAGGAGTAGCGGACAGGTAAGTACTCAGGGCTGCGATTGCAGAGATAGCACCACAAATACTGGTTTAGGCGTACGGTTAGTCAGCAAAAATTTAGCTGTATAATAATGGCGCTCAGTGGAGCCAGACAATTTTATACGCTTAAGTAAGATAGGACTAAGGCTTGAGTTCAAAGTGAGCGATGTGAGCGATCGCCCTTCAATATC
This genomic interval from Chroococcidiopsis sp. TS-821 contains the following:
- a CDS encoding transposase, with product MFTIPEILETLLEPFAQLFSLRVWQHAQVLLFGAILSPAQRTVAAALRVMGHSEEKHFINYHRVLARAVWSSRQASQILLLQLIAVFATSGVIVFGLDDTLERRRGKQIAAKGIYRDLVRSSHGHFVKASGLRWLSLMVLVEIPWVQRVWALPFFTVLAASQRYNQQQGHRHKCLTDWARQMLKQVRRWLPHRQLVVVADSSFAALELLFALSGMKSPVHIVTRLRLDAALYEPAPPRQPRQMGRPRLKGKRLPTLATILNEPPTRWQRVALAGWSR